In a single window of the Deltaproteobacteria bacterium HGW-Deltaproteobacteria-6 genome:
- a CDS encoding pyruvate carboxylase: MENSVKEKNNPIKIQDNTFRDGHQSIYATRMKTDDMIPIAEEMDSCGFHAMEVWGGATFDTMHRFLQEDPWMRPRILRKYIKKTPFTMLLRGQNLVGYRHYADDVVRAFVDKACEIGIDIFRCFDALNDYRNIETCVESIKANKKHFQGVLCYSLTDVRLGGDVYNLGFYVSKAKELEKMGADSVCIKDMAGLLSPYDAYDLISALKKEIKVPVQLHTHYTSGMASMTYLKAIEAGVDIVDTCLAPFALRTSMPAVEPLVAALTGTQRASGLDLYKLITLGEHLEKIAPNYKVHLADHKLSIIDTEVLAHQIPGGMISNLASQLKEMKALHRMGEITKEVVQTRKDMGYPPLVTPVSQIIGAQAVLNVLFGRYVRVSNQLKDLVLGLYGKTPVPIDAELTKKLLKNYKLGSEPITGRPADLLQPEIDDAKKKLGDLGRSDEDVLAYILYPATMEKFLKAKYGIA, from the coding sequence TTGGAAAATTCAGTTAAAGAAAAAAATAACCCGATTAAAATTCAGGACAATACGTTTCGCGATGGCCATCAATCCATCTATGCAACCAGAATGAAAACGGACGATATGATTCCCATTGCTGAAGAAATGGATAGTTGCGGTTTTCACGCGATGGAAGTCTGGGGCGGCGCCACTTTTGATACCATGCATCGTTTTTTACAGGAAGACCCGTGGATGCGGCCGAGAATTTTAAGAAAATATATTAAAAAGACACCTTTTACCATGCTGCTTCGCGGCCAGAATCTGGTGGGCTACCGCCATTACGCCGATGATGTTGTCAGGGCGTTTGTCGATAAGGCCTGCGAGATCGGCATCGATATTTTCCGTTGTTTCGACGCGTTGAATGATTATCGCAACATTGAAACCTGCGTAGAAAGCATTAAGGCCAACAAAAAACACTTTCAGGGCGTGCTCTGTTATTCGCTGACCGATGTCCGCCTGGGCGGCGACGTCTATAACCTTGGTTTTTATGTGTCCAAAGCCAAAGAACTGGAAAAAATGGGCGCGGACTCCGTTTGTATCAAAGACATGGCCGGGCTTCTCTCGCCTTATGATGCTTATGATTTGATTTCGGCGTTGAAGAAGGAAATCAAGGTGCCGGTGCAGTTGCATACCCACTATACCAGCGGCATGGCCTCCATGACCTATTTAAAAGCCATCGAAGCCGGTGTTGATATTGTCGATACGTGCCTGGCGCCTTTTGCGCTTCGGACCTCCATGCCCGCTGTTGAACCGCTGGTTGCCGCCCTTACCGGGACACAGCGCGCAAGCGGCCTCGACTTATACAAACTGATCACTTTAGGCGAACATCTGGAGAAAATTGCTCCCAACTATAAAGTTCATCTGGCCGATCATAAACTTTCCATCATCGATACGGAAGTGCTTGCCCATCAGATTCCCGGCGGCATGATTTCCAATCTGGCCAGCCAGCTCAAAGAAATGAAGGCGCTGCACCGCATGGGGGAAATTACGAAAGAAGTCGTGCAAACGCGCAAAGATATGGGCTATCCGCCGCTGGTGACGCCGGTATCGCAGATCATCGGCGCGCAAGCCGTTCTGAACGTTCTTTTCGGCCGCTATGTGCGGGTGTCCAATCAGTTGAAAGATCTGGTGCTGGGCTTGTATGGTAAAACGCCTGTGCCGATTGACGCGGAATTAACCAAAAAATTACTGAAGAATTACAAGCTGGGATCGGAGCCGATTACCGGCAGGCCCGCTGATCTTCTTCAACCGGAAATCGATGACGCAAAAAAGAAGCTTGGCGATCTGGGCCGCAGCGACGAAGATGTGCTGGCCTATATTCTATACCCCGCCACGATGGAAAAGTTTTTGAAGGCGAAATACGGGATTGCTTAA
- a CDS encoding ACP S-malonyltransferase — MSEMKNTVVVFPGQGSQRQGMGKDFYDQIPVCRMTFEEASDALGLDVASICFNEDARLHLTEYTQPCIVTTEVAMLRGLAEKYGFKADYFGGHSLGEFTALVAAGVMPFADTVQIVRERGKLMQEAVPVGVGSMAAVISEGIDVEALKKMLSDLPIDVANINSANQVVISGDAGALPAAENRCRELFAAPKTYRFVQLNVSAPFHSRFMKKIEEPFAGTLKAFSHSFNAQNAPRVTSNYQGSFHADSVDAVIGNLVSQLSNAVRWRENMQALAFGAARIYEIGPGRPLREFFKTIGVACESIISFAGAEKSFANPQ; from the coding sequence ATGAGTGAAATGAAAAACACGGTAGTTGTTTTCCCCGGACAGGGATCGCAAAGGCAGGGGATGGGGAAAGATTTTTACGACCAGATTCCCGTGTGCCGAATGACGTTTGAAGAAGCGTCAGACGCCCTCGGATTGGATGTTGCATCCATCTGTTTTAATGAAGATGCCAGACTTCATCTGACGGAATATACGCAGCCCTGCATTGTGACCACCGAAGTGGCCATGTTAAGGGGACTTGCGGAAAAATACGGATTTAAAGCCGATTATTTCGGCGGCCATTCCCTGGGAGAGTTTACCGCGCTTGTTGCGGCGGGCGTCATGCCTTTTGCCGATACAGTACAAATTGTTCGCGAGCGTGGAAAATTGATGCAGGAAGCCGTTCCGGTGGGCGTAGGCTCGATGGCGGCGGTGATATCCGAAGGAATAGACGTCGAGGCGTTGAAGAAAATGCTCTCGGATCTGCCGATCGATGTTGCTAATATCAATTCAGCCAATCAGGTGGTGATCAGCGGAGACGCCGGCGCATTGCCCGCAGCGGAAAATCGATGCAGGGAATTATTTGCAGCGCCCAAAACATACCGGTTTGTGCAACTCAATGTCAGTGCGCCTTTCCACAGCCGTTTTATGAAAAAGATTGAAGAGCCTTTTGCCGGGACTTTAAAAGCATTCAGTCATTCATTTAATGCGCAGAATGCTCCCAGGGTGACTTCCAATTATCAGGGGTCATTTCATGCCGATTCCGTCGACGCGGTGATCGGCAATCTGGTCAGTCAGCTTTCCAACGCCGTGCGTTGGCGCGAAAACATGCAGGCGCTGGCCTTCGGCGCAGCCCGGATTTATGAAATCGGTCCGGGACGCCCGTTGCGTGAATTCTTTAAAACCATCGGTGTTGCTTGCGAATCCATTATTAGTTTTGCGGGCGCCGAAAAGAGTTTTGCCAATCCCCAATAA
- a CDS encoding 3-methyladenine DNA glycosylase encodes MPLHRKFYNRPTLTVARDLLGKKLTRRINGAELSGIITETEAYLGTKDSACHTYGGKTLRNAVMFGPPGHAYVYFTYGLHYLLNMVTEEEGNPCGVLIRAIEPLSGLSEMRTRRKQPDKLLTNGPAKLCQALDITRSFNGWDLTKGMHLWVEDFQAVAPESVLSTPRIGIDYAQKKDREALWRFLIRS; translated from the coding sequence ATGCCGCTCCATAGAAAATTTTATAATCGCCCGACACTCACCGTCGCACGCGACCTCCTGGGAAAAAAACTGACCCGGCGAATCAACGGCGCGGAGCTGTCCGGAATCATTACCGAGACCGAAGCCTACCTGGGAACAAAGGACAGCGCCTGCCATACATACGGGGGGAAAACCCTTCGTAATGCAGTTATGTTTGGCCCACCGGGCCATGCCTATGTGTATTTTACTTACGGCCTGCATTACCTGTTGAACATGGTGACGGAAGAGGAAGGCAATCCCTGCGGCGTTCTGATCCGGGCGATTGAACCGCTTTCCGGTCTTTCCGAAATGCGGACGCGCCGCAAACAACCTGATAAGCTTCTGACCAACGGGCCCGCCAAATTGTGTCAGGCGCTGGACATCACCAGATCTTTTAATGGCTGGGACCTGACAAAAGGCATGCACTTATGGGTGGAAGATTTTCAAGCAGTCGCGCCTGAGTCTGTTTTATCCACGCCCAGAATCGGGATTGATTACGCCCAGAAGAAAGACAGGGAAGCCCTTTGGCGATTTCTGATCCGTTCCTGA
- a CDS encoding AI-2E family transporter has product MFDKLFAGFPTLILFLLLGIVTLLFGYILKPFFFAIFWAVLLAAIFAPLYGRLHRKLKSPNLSAGLALGAVLITFILPVVLLLTLLVGESLEIYTSINSSRGSWMNSLTGMLNALSQHPILARFDLDQQFITDKSIELLKVATNFLVSNLSAFTGNTIVFFVEFAVMLYCLFYFLRDGDDFVDAIAHYMPVDRRHLDTFISEFLVTSKATLKFTFVIGGIQGLLGGLVFYITGIEGALVWGVLMIGLSIVPAIGNAIIWAPAGIIMLLLGHIWQGIAILVFGAIVISSIDNLLRPILLGKDIQMHSLLIFLSTLGGIAVFGFSGFVLGPVVAAFFLASWKLLLELSQEEQKRKTSED; this is encoded by the coding sequence ATGTTTGATAAACTGTTTGCCGGTTTTCCCACGTTAATCTTGTTTCTTTTGCTGGGGATCGTTACGCTCTTATTCGGTTATATCCTGAAACCTTTTTTCTTTGCGATCTTCTGGGCGGTTTTGCTGGCTGCGATTTTTGCTCCGTTGTATGGACGGCTGCATCGAAAATTAAAAAGCCCCAATCTCTCTGCCGGTCTCGCGCTCGGGGCTGTATTAATCACATTTATTTTACCGGTTGTGCTCCTTCTCACTTTGCTGGTTGGCGAATCTCTTGAAATATACACTTCGATCAATTCCAGCAGGGGTTCCTGGATGAATTCACTTACCGGCATGCTCAACGCTTTGAGTCAGCACCCGATTCTGGCCCGGTTCGACCTGGATCAGCAATTTATTACGGATAAATCCATTGAACTTTTAAAAGTTGCCACCAATTTCCTTGTCTCCAACCTGTCCGCCTTCACGGGAAATACGATTGTTTTTTTCGTCGAGTTTGCCGTGATGCTTTACTGCCTGTTTTACTTTCTACGCGACGGAGATGATTTTGTCGATGCCATCGCTCATTACATGCCGGTGGACAGGCGTCATCTGGATACCTTCATCTCCGAGTTCCTTGTGACGTCGAAGGCCACGCTGAAGTTTACCTTTGTCATTGGAGGTATTCAGGGATTGCTGGGCGGTCTGGTCTTTTATATCACGGGCATCGAAGGGGCGCTGGTCTGGGGTGTGCTGATGATCGGTCTTTCCATTGTGCCGGCCATCGGCAATGCGATTATCTGGGCGCCGGCAGGCATCATCATGTTGCTTCTGGGACACATCTGGCAGGGTATTGCCATTCTGGTGTTCGGAGCGATCGTGATCAGTTCCATAGATAATCTGCTCAGGCCCATTCTGCTGGGCAAAGATATTCAGATGCATTCATTGTTGATTTTTCTTTCCACGCTGGGAGGTATTGCGGTTTTCGGATTTTCCGGATTTGTTCTGGGGCCGGTGGTTGCCGCATTTTTTCTGGCCAGTTGGAAATTGCTGCTGGAACTTTCTCAGGAAGAACAAAAGCGGAAAACATCAGAGGATTAG
- a CDS encoding phosphohydrolase, which yields MTFFLKALNFSAGKHRHQRRKDTAASPYINHPIEVANILWTVGGVYDESTIIAAILHDTIEDTDTTPEEIRLSFGDDVLALVLEVSDDKSLPKQERKQRQITHSPHLSWRAKQIKLADKICNVRDMAFAPPSQWPRQRRIDYLQWAQNVIDGLRGANEKLEQHFDDTLAAARQTLTEET from the coding sequence TTGACCTTTTTTTTGAAAGCCCTGAATTTTTCCGCCGGAAAACACCGCCATCAGAGAAGAAAAGACACTGCCGCCTCGCCCTACATCAATCATCCGATCGAAGTCGCCAATATTTTATGGACGGTCGGCGGGGTTTACGATGAGAGCACGATCATTGCCGCCATCCTTCACGACACGATTGAAGATACGGACACAACCCCTGAAGAAATTCGCCTGAGCTTCGGCGACGATGTTCTGGCTTTGGTGCTGGAGGTGAGCGATGATAAAAGCCTGCCCAAGCAGGAAAGAAAACAAAGACAGATTACACACTCGCCGCATCTGTCCTGGCGGGCCAAACAAATAAAACTGGCGGATAAAATATGCAATGTCCGTGACATGGCTTTCGCTCCACCTTCTCAATGGCCGAGGCAACGGAGGATCGATTACCTGCAATGGGCCCAGAATGTGATTGACGGTCTGCGGGGCGCCAATGAAAAGCTGGAACAACACTTTGACGACACGCTGGCCGCAGCCAGACAAACCCTTACCGAAGAGACATAA